The Quercus lobata isolate SW786 chromosome 4, ValleyOak3.0 Primary Assembly, whole genome shotgun sequence genome segment TTAAAGCTTTTTGTCTAGAGAGTGCGTACACATCATATACCGGTCATATGCACTCTTTGTTAGCCTTGGCCAAATTAGGTCAAAAtggtttttttgggctttgggctTCTTTCCTGCTTCACAGTTGGCCTTGGCCTTTGACTGTATTGGATCACTCATAGGGTTTTCATTCTCATTGGGCTCCACACACGATGTTAATCATTTTGGTAGAGATTTGATTTCTTGTCATTAGGACCAATTAGGACCAGGAGATTTGGATATAGGTTGGAATGAAATGGGGTGTCTACAGTAACAAAAAGTACCAAAACTAGATAAGAAAaccaatggaaaaaaaaaaaaagaactcatTTGAATGTTCCAAAGGAAGGCGTTTTGGTCCAGCAAATAGCCCCTTTTGTGTTCAATTTTTCTCTCAAGTTTTTTCCCCGATTTGGGGAGAAAACATACGTAACCCAACAGTTTTGCCTTCTCTCATCTCTCCAACTAAACATCTACAAAAACTATCTTCTCtccaattttctctctcccttttccATCCCCCTAAAATTACCCCCACTAAACGAACCCTTACAAGCTTTCATTTCTCCTTTCTCCGTATCTTACTCCTCATCTCCACTTTAGccttcttttgttttaagaaCACTCTCACATTCTTATTGTATTCTCTCATCTTTGGTGcaaaattcaaactaaaagatTGGTGAGATAAAATTGAAGACATTAAAGGTAATCAaccttaaaaaatattcaagGATCACATTTTATCTTTAGCACACTCCCTTTCAGTCTTTGTGCAAACAAGATAtaattattgtgatttttttggggttaatatttgattttttttttttttttttttttggtggctaaAAATGCTTATGTTttgaaatataaacaaaattggcACCCTAGTCCACAGTTCCCTTGACCAAAACATTTGGTTCTAGTTGAAGTTGCTTTTTCACCTATTTATGATTTTCAATGATAATCAGATTGGATTGTGCCTAGTTCTCGCTTAAATTGGTTGAACCAGCTGGTTTggtctaatttttaaaactatgataTTGGGAGAAAGCCAAATCCAACCAGTATACCAGTGAACGGCTCTAAGGTTCGACTACATTTCATGAGGTCTAAAGATATTGCCaaacatttgaaaattataGTTAGAATAGTTTTAACACCATTAGAGTACTTTTAAAAAGATTTAACGCCATTAAATCCacatttctttaaaagtaaaacCAAATAGACCATTAGCTTCTTGTTTCTAACAATCCAACCAAAAATGCaattcatttggaaaaaaaaaaaaaagggagggcGATGGGGAGGGGGAAAGGCATGGAGACCATCTAGATCCTAGTGGATTAATGCAATATAATTAAAGTTAAATAGTAATTATTTTATACATCTAAAACATACATTATTTCTCTCACAACGTATAGATCCCACAACTTTCTCAATAAAATCAGGTGGGTCCACTTGTGTGGTGGATGGAACAATTTTTATATGGTGGATAAGTTAGTCATCATTGATGATATAGATAGTTTAATCAATCTTTTTTCCCAACCTATTCATCAAATAACATTACCATTGGTTTACACAAATTAATCCCTCTTAAATTCCCCCCAccccaaattttattgtagttTTTTGGTTCAAGGAGTCAACATTCTTGAGCATTCCTATGTTTGATTACAAAAAGCATATATTTGATTACAAAAAGAGTAGTTCTAGGACCACAAAttattcatcttttttttttttttaaataaagaaaggaTTCTTGAGATCGAGTGTAAAGGGAAATTGAACGGTATAATTACAAACACGAGATCAATGGAATTGGTTGGTTCTCCAACCGCAAGGAGCTGGTTAAAACTTAGGTGTGATAGGTTGAATTTATGGAAGTCCAAAATCCATGAGAGATAGAAATTCAAATTCCTCTTATGGAAAATTGCATGGGATATTATTCTCACCATTGCTAATTTGCATCTTCAGATTATTTGGGCGGATTCTTCATTGTAGGCCTGGGTATGTTTTATTCGGCGTTTCCATTTGAATTCAATGCCCATCATTCTTCCAGTACCAAATGGATCAAATTGATTTATAACCCCACACAATAACTCAACTTGGATGCGAAGCAAGCCCAATATTGCTATCATGTGTGATCATATTTCTCTCACTTGAAACAAAGTTAGTTTCCATGGTagtattaaaaacattttctctaGTCATTTAAAAAACCTGTTTGATGGGCTGGGGTAAATTAAACTTTGATACAAGCCTACAGCCATCAATGGTCTTGTGTTGTGATATCCATTGcatgaaaagttaaaagaagaaatttttataattttgtgaaCTGATGTCATTGTTCTTTGAAAGGCTTTTATAGGGTGGATGCAAATGCAACTTTATTTGCTGTTCTTTGAGAGGTTTTACGGGTCACTGCGTTTTGACTTATTAGGCTTGGCATTATAACTCAttgaggttttaaaaattgtGATGGCTCACACTAAAGACAACATTGTTTGATTAAATGCCTCTCACAAAAACCTTATCCAAGAAATTCATAAGAAGGCACAATATTAAGATTAACCAAAACAACAACAGTCTGACAAcccaacaaaagaagaagaagatgaacaaaaataataataataataataaagcgcAGACAATTACATTTAAGCATGCATATGGTTTCAAAGGTATGCAATTTTGAGTAAGTTTTACCACAAACTAACAATaagtaaaagttaaaacaaagtTTCCCTTCACTTAACCTTACTCATAACCAGTTAAAAACcaggcaaaatttgccaaatagccgtttttagaaaaaaatttaggagaATAGCACACAtacaagttatttatttatttatttatgtagcacatttttttggaactcgagttttggCTAGAACTCAAGTTTGAGttgaaatttaacaaatttgaaTTCCAAATATGtgctacataactaaataattttgttcGTGTGCtattctcttaaaatttttctaaaatcgTCCTATAGAGCAAATTTTGCCAGTTAAACCGTATattcagaaaaaagaaaaagaaaaccaattaTACCGTATCAAAACCCCAGAAAAGAAGTTTCACTAAGAAATGCCAAGAGAAACTCACCCTCCAAAGACAGGGTACATCAAGATTTTAGCCTACTGTCCACAAACACAGGCAGCCCATTGTTTGATTCACATTGTTGTATAAAATGCCTCGTCAACAACTATTCGCACAATACAAATGTCTTACTTGTACCTTGAGCTTAAAAAACAAGTTGCAGCCtaatccaaaaccaaaaacccaaaaagggTACACAGATTTATCATTTATCAATTTAACACAACTCACAAACAGCAAAGTGTTCGACAAAATGCCACAAACAACAactgtttgatgaaatgcctaaaaaaaaagtaaaggtgCCCACTTAGATCTGCCTACCAGCAGCATCAGCAACAAAAGGCAAGTAGGGTGTCCTCCCAAGAACACAACACCCCACACTATAAACAAAGCACAAAACAGCAAACACAAACAGCAAATTATGGAACCAAACCATGACCTTGAACCAAAACCCAGCACGAGCGGGGCTGAAAACCCGTTGAATCAAAACAGGTAGCACAAGAAGCACGTCAAGAGTGACAGCCTGCATGGAGTTGAACCTAACAAAGTGGGAAAAACTTGGGTTTCTAACAACACCCAAGTAGAGAGCAAAGAAGGCAACAAAGGAAGAGTAAGGGATGGACCTGTAGAGAGAAAGGAGGGGGAGGAGAGGGTTGAAGAGAGAGGCGAGAGGTGGGTATTGGTGGAAGAGGAAGCGGCCGTATTGGAGGGAGTTGAAGAAAGGGAGAGTGTAGGCTATGGTGGAGATCAAGCGATCTGTGGCTGGTGTTGGGTTGTAGGACATGCGAGTTATAGTGAGTTTTCGTGGGTGTGGTGGGGTGTATGTGGGTTTGATGATACGAAGGGAAGGGAGTGAGGGGGGTTTGAGGTtgaaggtggtggtggtgggtgagAGGCGGAGGAAAGGGATGGAAGCCATCTTTTTgaggtttgagagagagagagagtgaaagaggGAAATGGGGTTTTCAGTTTTCTAGTTTTGATGTTAATTGTTTCTAGTCACTAAATGCACGGGATAGTATtagaaaaattatgtataacAATAAGCATCTCTTTGCAGTGgatcacttcttttttttgagaagatgcaGTGGATCACTTTAAATTTGATATGCTTCACCTAATACCtgcaaacataaaaaataatgaatgaacttggacttaaaaaaaaaagactctttGTGAGGTTTTAATATTGGCAACAAAGTTCCATGGGAAGAAGCActgagaagggaaaaaaaaacacgacTTTGTTACTCTGATTCATTTAAAAATGAGGTATGTGCCTGGGAAAATTAAGGAAGGGAGATCATGTTTTGCTCCCAATAATAATTACACATATTAGGCAGTAAACTTCAAGCAACAGGTGACAGAGCAAAACACTTTGCATCAAGCATATGAACTTTTAATTCTACTTTAAATAACATCTAAAAAGCAATTTTTGGAGTTCCATTCAAGCAAATTTATCATAATGTACACCAACAGCcattcatcatatatttttgAAGGGTGATTGTTCTGTTATGATCAATTTGGTCCCACTTATCATAAGAGCCTAGTCAAGCTATTTGCAAGGCACCTTAACTAACAGTTCATAAGCACTATTCACCACGTTATAAGCTCATGAATGTTAAACACAAtttatacattataaaagaaatgaaactCACCAGTATTTTACTTTCCACACTGAAAATCACATCTGCATCAGCCACTGCAGTTGGCTTTAAATGCTCCAATAGCCTTGATAGCCCCTGGACATCATTCCCTAATTACTTACAAAAGGGTAGAACAATTTAATTAACTCATATAggtacattaaaaaataaataaataaaaacaaaagagcatGGCCATTATGATTGATAGCTCACTTGAACGTGCTCCAGTTAAATAGAGTGAAAGTCCCTGCATAGAAATTCAAGCATAACTTCAGTGTTATTTGTTGCTAATAACCCACAGCCTCctattcttcttcctttttttttatctctctcccTAGCCTAAGGTTTATACTGGCACCTGATAAttaggaaaggaaaataaaaaggtataGAAAACATGAagcattttaaaatataaaggaaGCCAAAAGTCTTGTAGCTTAATTAGCACTTCCACTACCTTATAAGTTGTGGAAGCTCATCACTACTACATAAAAGAATCTCAAAGCAATGTCCTAAAACTTCCAATCTAATGCAAGTCTAGCAAATAAAAATTTCGGATGTCCTATAATACGATTTTTATCTCGTCTTCAAAATTTATCCATTAACCTTGACTAATTTCGTAACTTCAAGTTCAAACCTAAAAATACACAATTCAATCTGGTTCGAAGTGAGAAGATCCTCCCGGGGAAAATCTAATTGTTTTTAAATCAAAGACCACAATTCTAAAAAGTGTATAAGGTCAactgcaccaaaaaaaaaaaaaaaaagctttgaaTGAAGTTGTAAAATATATGCCTTTTGATTTCTAATGAATAATGCCATTAGAAACTGTAAATACATCCAACCCATATACCAATAATCACTTTCTCATATGCTTTGGCACCAAAATGGGTATTAATTATAACTAATTTTCACATCACTAATACAATGCAGTTCACTAAAgaacacaaaatatatattacattaaGAGACAAAAACAGAAGCAACAACTCAACAACCCAgcaaataacaacaataaatttattgattatGTTGACAACAATTTATATCTGGGTTTTGCCAAATACTATCTACCTGTACTCTACTTGATGAAACTTCGACAtctcagttttcaatttttctcactattttttaaacataaattcATAGAGAAAAGCAGAACTACCTGAAAGAACAGACCCCACTGGTAAACAAAGAAGACCGGCAAAGGTGGAAGCTTTGGAGACAGAGACTGgatggagagagaagaaaagcaaTTGATGCGTTAGCTATGGGTTCAATAGGGTTTTTcagtttgggtttttcttttacgCTAATGAGTGTTTTTTCAAGAGTGTTTAGGGGAGATGGTTTTTGGGGACTCACGTTTTTGAGAGATGAGATTTTGAGGAAGGAGAGTTTTTCTTATTATCCGGTTCTAGTTTTAGTTAATAGAAGAAGTGTCAGGTggataaataatgaaaaatactttcttctttattctttttctttctttttttttttttttttggaaaatgataaCAAGCACTTTGTTAAGGCCAGACTAAGGTGGgtctcatttaataaaaaaaattgaataaatgaaagaaaaagacaaaaaattgatctagagtttattttaatatttattttctctctatgAGGTTGATCCAATAGTTTATAAAGCtgaaaaatattgacataaagctgaaaaaaaaaggacaaaaaactGTAAAAAGAAAGTCAAAAGACTATTGTTAACACAATAAACTGCTATTAATGGTGTTTGCTAACGcaacctttttattttgttttttgttttaaatagtACTGACATAGAAAAATGTGAGCATTTCAAACCCTACGTGATAAGCTCTAAAGAAGTTccaaaaaaagtgagaaataaaaaagttagaaaCTTCGATTTTATAGTAtaaatagatatatagattattagGTTCtagttttactttttagaagaaGTATTAGGTGGATAAATAGtgaaaaataggtttttttttttttaatagtgatgatgtggaaaaatgTGAGAGTTTCAAACCTACGTGGTAAGCTCTAaataagtccaaaaaaaaaaaaaaagtccaacaccaataataatttgttataccTAAAATTTTTGCTGAAGATgacattaattaataatttttcccAATACCTAAAAATCATAGGCaatatgaacaaattttttttaaaaaagattaaagaaattgttaacaaacttGGAGTAGAGGTAATTAAGTTTGTAGCTCTTTATCTAAAGTTGAAAGTAGGGTCCAGAAAATAAgtattataagttataactcagcctattttataattaaaaaaaaaaaaaaatcaatcaataagCACCGTTGAAGAGAAAGTGACATGAGGGTGGGAAATTACATGGTAGAAAGAAGTTTTAAATTCCAAAGATTATCcatgtaaggacgcgattcgtggcggaccgtaacagtgtcgggttcgcgcgtgaaaaggcccccaacaatatcatttgtagagcgtgggtttggaaggctaggccttgatcgataggcggtgggtttttcgcggtgttcgtgcAAGTTTAAGTTtccctacacccctggagtcttcctcctggaggtgggctgggaggctctggtttctggccatttttcccaaccccttgaTCTCTGGGGTCTCTACTCTTatttatactatatattttctttcatctctaccctacacgtggatagtTGATGGTTtatgctgatacttgtcccatcagccccctCTAGAAGTCTTCTGGGGTGGTTGTAGGGCTACATTAATACTatgctaggccttgatcgataggcggtgggtttttcgcggtgttcgtgcAAGTTTAAGTTtccctacacccctggagtcttcctcctggaggtgggctgggaggctctggtttctggccatttttcccaaccccttgaTCTCTGGGGTCTCTACTCTTatttatactatatattttctttcatctctaccctacacgtggatagtTGATGGTTtatgctgatacttgtcccatcagccccctCTAGAAGTCTTCTGGGGTGGTTGTAGGGCTACATTAATACTATGCAgaggtcacttcctcattaatgcggccagggaGTTAGCTAgggtgcattcaatgtggtgaCAGTAGtttttcccaagatattttgggattCCTCTCTATCTTTTGTTCTTGCAAGGCTTATCCATATTTCTAGAACTTCATGGATCGCACCCCTAGATGGCAGGCATCCTTTACGGACCTCAGCCCTGGCTAGCCGAGGACAAATTCATCCTCGGCACAAATTCCTAGGCCATTATGTTCAATATTGTCTTCCTTATCCACTAGTACGGGTTTCCTTGGCTATACTTACCCATCCTCGGACAGCCCCTtatcctcggctcgggccttaagcccaaaacccaattgtATGATCTGGGCCCATGACCCCACAATCCATATTGGTAGTGTGAAATTactaaaatgctatttttaacaTCACAATATACAAAAAGTATGCTATATTGGTGGtgttataagtaaaaaatttaactcaTTAGCTACCGTGCACAACTATCTATAGTTGTGCATTGTAGCTCAAATGTTAAAGCAACGTAATATATTTTACATGTGGTTGTAGTTGTGGCtattgtttattgtagtagatatttattttatattattttaagtgattaaatactaaaataaaaccattgaTATTGGATGTTTTATAAAAtaaggtggtaaaatagataaaatagctttAAGTATTGCCAAAAGCTATAAATTTTTAGCGCACGTCCaatcctttttttcctttctccacagtttttttttttttttgaaattatctCGGCTTTatctctttgtatttttttttttttttactcttatcTTGAACTGTTCTCATCCActcatttaaattatttttacttttccaATCCTACTTAGTTATACCTACACGTTCAGAtctcttcttcattttcatcctcacaaatctcttcctctccctCCTTCTCAGCCTCTTCATTCTCTtcctcacaaatatttttttgataatttcaaCATGTAGCGTTTATTCATGATAATAaatctttatcatcagaccaagacatcaatcagtttttggtgtaggcggaaaTTGAAcatcaaatctcttattctactatcaaagactttaccGGTTGAGTTAAGTGAAACCCATGTCTTCCTCACAAATCAGTCTCAGTTACAGAAacaataaaaatgcaaaaatattttattgtatatcatTTTTTGATTTAACGTAGACTTCATGCACATTAAACACATAATACAAATTAATTGACTAATTTTGTCTCGtgcaaaatcaattaaattcataaaattgcctttagaaaattaattcttatatttttattactaaatCTTCCGACTAAAAGTATCATTCATATGTGTTTTAGTTGAATCATAATATAAGATTGTTATCCTAGTTTCTCTGTTTATCTGATTAAATCATTAAGTTGTAGTGGGCCGTAGCACCATAAAGCAGTAATCACAAAAGTACTAGGCATGAAGCCCTTTTTTTATAGCAACAAGACGACAATCCAACTTTAGaccatataaagaaaataaagggCCCAAATCCTCAAGAGGCAAGAGCCTTGCGCAATATTGGCCGTATGTTTGGGGTAATTCTGCCTtatgcttcttcttttccaaatcttcataagaaaaaatattattttggtgcCAACGGAGATGGCTTAGTTGATAAGGCTTAGACACTTCGTCTAACTCACTTAAATTCGAGTTCCTCTACTAGCAATCCCTCGTTGGTGGACATCCTTAAGGGTTGGCTTGCGGGTATAAACTTGAGCGCTCTGTCCGGGAGCTGGTGTAGCTTATCTAACCCCCATTTTTcggtagcaaaaaaaaaaaaatatatattttggtccctaaatttggGATTGGTGTTAATTTGATCTATGCATTTTGGTAGTAATCAATTTGACCCAACcgttattttcaaattataattaatttggatcatattatttttaatttgcagtcattttaggttcaaatttggGTTTCTTTTAATTGCTAAGTTAATCTGTGTTTACTAGAGTTAGAAATTGGTaaatttgatttgtattttttttgtttatttactaAGAAAGAgtaagaaaatgtgagaaaatttgTGATTTGACAATAGCGACCAAATTAGctgtaaattaaaaataataggaatcaaattgacaactattaaaattcaaaaaaatatatattttgcccTTCTTAAGAAGATCAAAatcctaaaaggaaaaaaaaaatccatttattCTCcactactaattttttttaaaaaaaaaaaaaaaaagggatttctAACTTTCTAAGGTATCCGGTAGAGTCCggtcctaatttttaaaaattcaatttttggtCCCAGACTGaacaataattatatataatttttaatatctttttttaaaaaaaaaaaagaagaagaagaagttaagaAATCTTTCTAACTCTCTTATTTTGTCTTGGCCAGGCTGTTTAAgaaatcttctttcttttttactatttgtgtGTGTTCTGTTTGTGTAGTTTGTGTGTATTCAAGTGTGCAAGTGAGTGTAAACACGAGCGTGTGGGGAATAATGCTCATCAATCAtatttcaaatgttttattctatattcatcaattataatttgttacgtatttttttcttttttaataaaataattaaagtttttttaataaaaaaaatagacacaTGACATTACATTGAATAAGGATTAATaaagtgaaatagaaaatttgtattCATGTATAATAATGTGAAATACAACATTTATCGCACAAATGAAGGACATTATTTCTGTGGGTGATTTTTGCTCAAGAAGCATTATTAGGCATAGCAGATGGGTTTAGGCCCAAAATTGAGAATTAGGCTTTGTACGCTTATATTGCTATTACATTTTTCCTCACTATAGTTATAATTTATTCCtatactgattttttttttttttttttttttttttgagaatgaagacTATTCCTATACTGAATTGAAAAGCAGAATGAAAGAACCTATATAATTAGGCTTCAATTGGCTTCAACGGTTCAAACTTTTATTTAGTCCTTAAATTATATGTAATTAAAACATAAACTATTATCATTGAAATTGCCCAATAAAATAGattcagaaaagaaaatttatcttatgatatgtgacaaaaatactaagtttttATTGAAgctaataattatttaaatagtttaaaataaacaatagaacttatttcattttattttatattaaatattgtggtaataaaatttttaattaaagtattttctttttgagaatcaatttcTAATTAAAGTTAAATCTTAAACATATTGAGTATTGTATGACATGTAACACTTACTTTGAGTCATGATATAACATGGCCAAATAAAAAGTCATGTTtgactattaaaataatttaaaataaataataaaaattcttttggAACGTTttgacaacaaaattttaattagagtagTATTTTAAACTTTGTGAAAGtttaataatagaattttagctAGAGCAaactattttgaaaattttaatatactaTGGTGAGTCACAtaccaaaaacaagattttttttttttttttaataatttgatattagtTACAATGAAGGAGGGGAGATTTGAACCATAAACGTTATTAATACATTAGAAGGTATCAACCAATTAAAGTACAAGGCTATTGACACAAAAGCATGATGTACAATAATCTTAAGTGAATAAAGTAAAATGATACAAGAATTGTCCGTATGACATATGGAGACAACATTTACTTGTCCCAATCAAAGTGGACActacatttattatttattataggctaaatacttttttttgttttagatttttcgGATAGGGCTAAATACTATTTAACCTTCTAAGTTTGGGTCACTTCTAAATATTCGATGTATAAATAGTACAAGAGCAAGCCTTTATATAGGCACAATATGTGTGTAGTACAAataatataagtgttggacaagTACAACAATAAATGGGCCTAAGCCCAATGTGCTAATAAACTAACTTATATACTCAGATTGACtttgtgtgttgtgtgcatacttattttgaaataaacaacaaaacataaaagagaCAACTTGTAAcattcaagaaaataaacaaacaaaaggaGTTTATAAAATCATATAAGGAAGAGGACAAATATTATGACAAGTTCATTCCCTCTTTTCTTAGCAGTTGTGTGATCGATTGATAAGCCCCTCGTTTGATTGCTACTGTAGTTTGATATGCAAACTAGAGATGGTGTATGGATGATCTAGCATGACTTAAGATGAAATGGTTGATTTCAAGAAAGATAATATGGAATATAAATGGTGTGCCttctgtgagagagagactattttttttccctaatgaTGGAATGTAAAGAATCTCCCCCTCACAAGGCCTTTCTTAATTATTATCTTAGGAAGAATGAACTCAAAACAAGGGAAACAATAAGCATGCATGTATGTGGATGGATGTATGGAATTTCTAGCTAAGATGAATTCATAGGCACatttggaggggggggggggggggtaagtGGGAGATGGAGTGATATTAGGGTTCTTGTCCCTAAGTGGCCTCTTCACTTTGTTTGAGAAATTAGGGAGTGGGCTTGAGTCTTTGTAAATACACTATTGCGCTTGACATTGAGGTAAAGTAAttttagtaaataaaataactttatgTCATAGGAATCAAGGACTTTAATACAGGTTGGTACAAGATAAGGTGTCTTCacaccaagcaaaaaaaaaaaaaaaaactagtttataATCCCAATTTTGGAtatccaatttaaaaaaaaataaaaataaaaacaaaaaagatgtTGATTATGTAAATTTAGTAAAATGGTGGGAAATAAGAAATAAGAAACAATGTTGCATTATTGGTgttattgtttttatgtttACCATTCATTAGTGATGATTATgtcttgttattattatttttattatgtttatgtttatgcttttttatatattatttgaagAAAGGGTTGAAAATTTACCATTTGGAACGTGCCAAGCGACTAATGATGTATACGTTatcattaataattttgtaaGGATTGAAAAGGATTAAGAGTTTACCATTTGATATGTTCAAAGGTCATTGacaattttcacataaaatCCATAATTTTGCACCAAACATTAGTTTGGAAAAAATGTGGGTCAATaattaattcatatttaatttgTCGTTGACTTGAAATTTACTATTTATTAGATAGTTAAATAATTTACAAGTTTGTTTTTAATGTGTATAATAATACTCTATGAACTACAAAACAATGTAATTTATACACCTTTCAAAATAATGTTACTTTATTcatagtaaaaatatttaatttgttaacCTTTACATCCGTATGTTAATGGAAAAGTCCTCAATACATGTACGAAGAATGTAACCGAAGTTttgttata includes the following:
- the LOC115987784 gene encoding protein TIC 20-II, chloroplastic-like; protein product: MASIPFLRLSPTTTTFNLKPPSLPSLRIIKPTYTPPHPRKLTITRMSYNPTPATDRLISTIAYTLPFFNSLQYGRFLFHQYPPLASLFNPLLPLLSLYRSIPYSSFVAFFALYLGVVRNPSFSHFVRFNSMQAVTLDVLLVLPVLIQRVFSPARAGFWFKVMVWFHNLLFVFAVLCFVYSVGCCVLGRTPYLPFVADAAGRQI